In Rattus norvegicus strain BN/NHsdMcwi chromosome 1, GRCr8, whole genome shotgun sequence, a genomic segment contains:
- the Cldn20 gene encoding claudin-20 precursor, with translation MASAGLQLLAFILAVSGVSGVLAATLLPNWKVNADAGSTIVTAIVQVHGLWMDCTWYSTGMFSCTLKYSILSLPVYVQAARATMVLACILSALGICTAIVGMKCTHLGGDAHTKSHISFAGGVCFITAGISALIPTVWYTKEIISNFLDLTVPESHKYEPGGAVYIGFISAMLLLIAGIIFCISYIKKNQEPWIYPPKQRLTSTWQPKNRLAYNLKDYV, from the coding sequence ATGGCCTCGGCCGGTCTCCAGCTCCTGGCTTTCATCCTGGCTGTGTCTGGGGTCTCTGGAGTACTTGCTGCCACTCTGCTGCCAAACTGGAAGGTTAATGCAGATGCAGGCTCCACCATTGTAACTGCTATTGTACAGGTACATGGGTTGTGGATGGACTGCACGTGGTACAGCACTGGGATGTTTAGCTGCACTCTGAAATACTCCATTCTGTCGCTCCCCGTCTATGTGCAGGCTGCGAGGGCTACCATGGTCCTGGCCTGCATTCTGTCTGCCTTGGGGATTTGTACTGCGATAGTAGGAATGAAATGCACTCACTTAGGAGGAGACGCACACACCAAGAGTCACATTTCCTTTGCTGGAGGAGTCTGCTTCATCACCGCAGGGATCTCTGCTTTAATCCCAACAGTGTGGTACACCAAAGAGATCATATCCAACTTTTTGGATCTGACTGTTCCAGAAAGCCACAAATATGAACCTGGAGGAGCCGTGTACATTGGGTTCATTTCAGCGATGTTACTACTTATCGCTGGTattattttctgcatttcttatataaaaaagaaccaagaaccaTGGATCTACCCTCCCAAGCAGAGACTTACCTCTACCTGGCAGCCAAAGAACAGGTTAGCATACAACCTGAAGGATTATGTGTAA